Below is a genomic region from Persephonella sp..
GCTCTTTAATCTGTCGTAAGCCTCAAGAAGCATTTTGCTTGCATCACATGTAATTTTGACGGCGAGGGCAGGGTATAGATTGAGTAGTTTAAGAAAATCCTGATTTGATATATATAGAACCTTTGTATCCACCAAAGCCTGTGCCGTGTATGTGCTTGTGGGTCTTGATTCACCCATAACAAGCCATCCAAACACTTCCTTAGGTGTAACAAGCCTTAAAATAACTGTTTTTCCATCTGCTGTTTCTTTTATTAGTTTTACTATACCGTCAATCACGATATATATTCCCGGTTCCTCGTCCCCTTCAAAAAATATATACTCATTTTTTTTGTATTCTTTAAGGTGGAAGTATGTGGATATTTTTTTGATCTCCTCTGGAGGAATGTCCTCAAGAAGCGGTATCTCTTTTAGGAAATTTTCTTTGTCCATAATTTACCTCGTCTTAAGGTTTTGGAACACTTCCAAGTAAATATTTTATATCATCATCTCTGAACATAAATCCTGCACCTACATAAACTCCTATAAGATCACTGTTTAAAAGATCAGACCCTCCAAAGCTGACAAAGAATGGATTGTTTTTAATTTTGTATACAATGCCAACATCAAGCTGTGGATTGTCCGGTTCATTAAACCCGTACTTTCTGTCAAAATTGTAAAGATCTGCTTTAACAACCAAGTTGTCTGCAAAATAAAGGTCAAGACCTACATCACCTGTAGAATCTTTTAATCCGCCTCTAACCCAGAGGGATTTTTCCCATAACTTCAATATTCTATGGGCATACTGAACATCAAAAAGTATCCCATAATCCCTTTTTACTATCCTTGTTGTTGTGTTGTTGGTTGTTATGTCTTCCTGTCTTGAGATAGAACCGTTGCTGTTTGTTAGAAGACCAACGTATATGTAACTTTTTTCTCCTGGAGCTAACCTTCCTGCTATGCCAGCTTTTGCGTCCTCGTTTCCTGTATGTTTTTCTCCGTAAAGAATAATATCAAGTTTTGTTTTATTTATAACGGAGAAAGGTTTGGAAAACTCTTTTATGCCAGAGTTTGCGTTTTCATAAAGAGAGTCATCATTAACAAGTTTACCTAATGTTCCTTTTCCTTCATCTATTTTTATAAGTATATTATCAAGCTTCTCTGAAGCATCTTTCAAATTATCTATGGCTATTTTTATGTCTTCTCTGTTTTCCCCAACAGTTCCCTTTATGATCTTTGCTGCCTTGCTTATCTCATCAAGAACCTCCGGCGTTTTTTCCCTTAGGGCGATAGATGTTTCCTTTAGATTTTTTATAAGCTGTCTAATATCTTCCCTGTTTTCTCCTGTTATAGCCTCAAGATTTTCTGCGACTTTGTCTATCTTTTTTATAAGGGACGGTAGTTCATTTTTTAGATTTTCTGTGATAATTGTGATATTGTCTATGGATCTTTTTAGATTTTCTTTGTTTTCCATAACGAGCTGATCTGTATGTTTTGCAAGAATTTTTATATTCTCAATCATTTCTTTCAGATTTCCTTTCCCAAGTGCTTCATTGAGGTTGTCCACAAGCTCTCCAATTTTCTTTGCAACGTCCTGTGCAGATGCGAATGCCTCTTCAGTTGTTGCGTAAACCTGTGTTCTTTTTATAACCCCTTTATCTGATAGCATTCCCGAAGATGGATTTCCCGGATCTATGTATATATATTTATCTCCCATAAGACCAAGTGTTCTCACATAAGCCTTTGCGTCTTGGTATATTGGTATGTCTGATTTAATCCCTATTGTTACTTTTACTTTATTATCTTCAAACTCTATTTTCTCAACCCTCCCTGCTTTTACACCTTTTACCTGAACATCTGCTCCTGGAGAAAGTCCTTCAACAGCGTTAAAATACAGGACATACTCTTTTGTCTTTACTCCAAACTCTTTTCCACTAAAAGTTATAATAAGATAACCTGCAATCACAGAGATAAATAAAACAAATAGCCCTACTCTAAAGGCTGTATTCATAGCATCACCTATTTTTCAAGTATGGTTTCTTCAACCTTCATACCAAAATGTCTTCCCGCTTCCTCAACATAGCCTAATATCTCATCTCCCTCCTTCAGATCAACAACGGAAACAAGTGATCCGTCTCCTTTGACCACCCTGATAGTTTCAGCGTTCTGAAGAACAGCACTCAGTTTTTTTCCTTCGTATTCTGCTTCTATTAACAGCATAGGTCTTCTTTCTATTTTTGCCCTTCCAACAACGACAGCTCTTCCATTTCCCTCAATATCGTATGCCATAACCTCTTTGCCAGCCTCAAGCTCGCATAGATAAACCGTTTTTCCTCCAGGAACCCTTGTGTACATATGAACAGCACCTGCATTCACCCTGAAAGGTCTTGAGGCAACATAAGGGGATTCTTCTGTCTCTGCGTGGACGAGTATCATTCCTGCAGACGAATTTCCTACAAGCATACCCTCGCCTTTCTTGAAGAGAGAAGTTGTATCAACAGCCACCCTGTCTCCCATTCCAACAGGTATTATTGCTGTTACTTTTGCTTTAATCATCTGCACTTTTTCTGTAGTCTCTTTTATCACAGATGCAACCCTTTTTATCTCATTCAGGTCTTCTGTTTCAAGCACAACCCCTTTTACACCTTTTTCAAGTATTCCTACTGCTATGCTTGCTTCGTCTGCATTTTTAACTACTGCATAGATATTTTCTGACTGAGCTATAAGGTTCTCAAGGGGAATAATTGTCCAGTCTGTTGTTCTCACAATAACATTTTTTCCAGATTTAGCTAATTTTGCAGCCTTTTCTTCATCTTTTTTGTCATTTATCGTTATAAAAACAAAGTTATCAGACAGATTTCCTTCTTTGTCTGCTGTTATAAACTTTACCCTTCCTAACTTTTTTGCTTCTTGGAGTTTTTCCTCAGGCACTATTATGTAATCAGCTCCTGATTCTATCGCCGTTGTTACAATTTTTTTGTCGTAATTAATAGCGTTTACTATAAACTGTTTCATCTCCTATCCCTCTTGTTTTTAAAAATTATAATATCATTAAAACTTAATATCAGCTTCCTTTTTGAATACTGCTATTACCACCATACCTAAAAACCTTTTTTCCATAAAAACCTTACTGTAGCCTTTTTCCTTAAAAAATTCTTCAAGCTGTTTAGCTGTCATAGAGTTTTCAATAGATTCCATAAAGTAATCATATTCATCTTTTGAGAATATTTTTTCACCTATAGGTCTAAAAATTTTATTGGCAAAAAAATAGATAGATCCGTAAATAAATTTAGATGGTTTAGATATGTCAAGTATCCCAATATGTCCTCCATCTTTTAAAATTCTGCTGAATTCTCTTGCAGCATTATCTGGCTCTAAATGTCTAAAAACAAGAGAGGTTAGTATGCTGTCTATACTTTTATTCTTAAAAGGAAGATCATACGCAGATGCACGGATAAAAAGGTTTTTCTTTTCTTTATTTTTTTCTTTAGCTTTTTTAAGCATGTTAAAGGCAACATCAATTCCAACAGGAATGCTATTAGGATAAATACTATGGATTTTTTTTACTACTTCTCCGGTGCCTGTTCCCACATCAAGAGGAAAGTTACCTGCAGGGGTTTGTTTTACAAGAATCTCCTGCCATCTATCTATAAATCCAAAGGTGGCAAACTTTAAAAATCTGTCGTACCTTTTGACAACGCTATCAAATATTCTGGCTGCGATTTTTTCCTGTGCCATTTTACTTTTTCTTCCATTTTGTGCCTACAGGAGTGTCTTCAAGGATTATTCCCTGCTGTGAAAGTCTGTCTCTGATCATATCTGCTATCTCAAAATTCTTCTGCTTCCTTGCTATATTCCTTATCTCTATAAGCATCTGGATAAGCTCTTTTTCTTCTTTTTCCATCTGCTCAAGTTCTGCTGTTTTTTCTACAGCAACCTCTATTAACTCTTCCTTTTCTATGCATGGCTGAAGGCTATCAAAAAGACCAAAAATATCTCTTCCTATCTTATGAATAACATCTCTTGCCTCTTTGTAGGACTCAAGCGCCTTTTTTGATATTCCACCTTCTTTTACAGCTTTATCTTTCAGTATATTCATCTCCCTTACCAGGCCAAATATAGACGCAAGTGCTTCCGGTGTGTTAAAGTCATCACTCATAGCCGCATAAAAGCCCTGTTCAGCTTTTGCTATAGCATCATAAAGGTGTTCTTCAAAATCAGCTTTTTCAGGGAGTTTTTTGAGGGTTTCATACTCATCCATCGTGTTTTTTAGCCTTTCGTAAGCTTTTTTTGTTTCTTCCATTTTTTCCCATGAAAAATCAAGGGGACTTCTGTAGTGGACTGACAGAACAAGAAGTCTGAGGATATCTGGTTCGTATTTTGAGTATATTTCTTTCAGGGTTATGTAGTTTCCTAAAGATTTTGACATTTTTTGTCCGTTTACCGTAACAAGCCCGTTGTGTATCCAGTATCTTGCAAAGGGTTTGTCTGATAATGCCTCTGCCTGAGCGAGCTCATTTTCGTGGTGGGGAAATGTTAGATCAAGTCCTCCTCCGTGAATATCTATTGTTTCCCCAAGATGCTTAAATATCATCGCACAGCATTCTGTATGCCAGCCGGGTCTTCCTTTTCCCCATGGGGAATCCCATGCAGGCTCTCCAGCTTTTGATGCTTTCCACAAAGCAAAATCAAGAGGATCTTTTTTCTTTTCCCCTGGTTCAACCCTTGCACCTGCTATAAGCTCATCAACACTTCTTTTTGAAAGTTTTCCGTAATCTTTGAACTTTCTAACAGAAAAATAAACATCACCTTCAACCTCGTATGCGTAGCCTTTTTCTATCAGCTTTTGTATAAAATCAATAATATCAGGAATGTGTGTAGTAACCCTTGGTTCAACATCTGCAGGTTCTATCCTGAAGTTTTCAGCATCCTGAAAATACTCTTTTATGTATCTGTCTGCAATAACTGTAAAAGGAACACACTCATTTTTTGCTCTGTTGATTATTTTGTCATCAACATCTGTAAAATTCCTTACAAATTTAACATTGTAACCCAGATACCTCAGATACCTCCTGATCATATCAAAAACTATAAGGCTTCTTCCGTGCCCAACATGGTTAACATCATAAACTGTCACTCCGCATGTATAGATTTTTACTTCGCCGGGATTTATAGGGACAAACTCTTCTTTTTTCCCTGAGAGTGTGTTATATACCTTTAAACTCATCTCTCCACCTCCAGTTGTTGTTATAATTATAACTCATTTTATATTTAATAATTGGAAAGACAGGACAAGGAGGCTGTGATGGGCAATAGAAAAGACAGGCTTATTAAGGAGTACATTCATGATCCCTATTTTACGAAGGAGAAGTATCCTGATCCGTCAATATGTGAAAGGTGCGGGGTTGTATTCCATGAAGGTGTTTTTCAGTGGATAGAGCCTCCCCCCAAAAATGCCGAAAAAATGATCTGTCCCGCATGTAGAAGAATAGAAGACAGGTACGAAGGAGGAGTTGTTGTTTTGGAAGGGGATTTTCTACAATCTCACAAAGAAGAGATAATAAATCTTATAAAAAATGTTGAACAGAACGAGACGGCTTACAGACCCCTTGAAAGAATTATTAATGTGGATGATGAAGGGGATAAGATGACAATAACAACAACTTATGAGCATCTTGCAAGAAGAATAGGAGAGGCTGTTCACAGGGCTTACAAGGGAGATCTTAACTTTAAATATCCTGAAGGGACAAAATATATCAGAGTTTACTGGAAGAGGTAATAGCTCTGAATGATTAAAATAGGGGTGGATACAGGAGGAACATTCACAGATTTTGTTTACCTGAAGAATGGAAAATGGGAGATTTTTAAAGTTTTATCCACTCCTGAAGATCCGTCTAATGCTGTTTTGGAAGGTTTAAAAAAAATCGGCGGTCAGAAAAGGGATATAACACACGGCACAACCGTTGCAACAAACGCAGTTCTTGAAAGGAAAGGTGCAAAAACAGCCTTCGTTACAAACAAAGGCTTTGAGGACATTATATATATCGGAAGACAGAATAGAAAGGACCTTTACGATCTTACCTACAAAAGACCTCCTCCCTTAATACCTGCAGATCTGAGATTTGGAATAGACTGCCGTGTTGACTCAAAAGGTGAAATAATAAAAGATCTTGAAGAAAAGCAGATAACTGATCTAATAGAGATAATAAAAACAAAAAATGTCCAGTCTGTTGCTGTCTGCTTTCTTTTTTCCTTCCTTAATCCTGAACATGAGAATATCCTGAAAGAAAGATTAGAGACTGAAGGTTTTTATGTCTCTGTCTCAAACCAGATAGTTCCTGAGTTCAGGGAGTACGAAAGGGCTTCAACGACGGTGGTAAACAGCTATGTGATGCCAAAAATGGAAAGGTATCTGAAAAAGATAAGGAGAAACATTCCTGATGCAGACAGGTTCAGGGTCATACAGTCTAACGGAGGGATAATCTCTCCAGAAACAGCCTCATCAGAACCTGTAAGAACAGTTTTATCAGGCCCTGCTGGAGGGGTGATCGGGGCATTTTTTGTAGGACAGACTGTAGGTAGAAAAAAGCTGATAACCTTTGATATGGGAGGAACATCGACAGATGTTTCACTAATAGATGAAAAAATACCATTTACAACAGAATCTTCAATATCTGATTTTCCTCTGAAAATACCTGTTATAGACATTCACACGGTAGGTGCAGGAGGAGGCTCAATAGCTTACCTTGACGAGGGTGGATCTTTGAATGTTGGACCGGAAAGTGCAGGGGCAAATCCTGGACCTGTCTGTTATGGGAAAGGAGAAAAACTGACTGTAACAGATGCAAATCTATTTTTAGGAAGGCTCATACCTGACTTTTTCCTTTCTGGGAGTATGGAGCTTGATACAGACAGACTAAACTACTATTTTGACCACTACAGTAAAAAGTGGAACATACCTCCTGAAAGTCTTGCAGAAGGTATCCTGAAGATTGCAAACACAAAAATGGAAAGGGCTATAAGGGTTATATCAGTTGAAAGAGGTCACAACCCAAAAGATTTTTCCCTTTTTACATATGGCGGAGCAGGTGGACTTCATGCTGCTTTTCTGGCAAGAAATCTCAAAATACCAGAAGTCATAATCCCAAAAAATCCCGGAATTTTTTCTGCTTTCGGTATGCTCCTTTCTGATGTTGTTAAAGACTACTCATTAACCGTTATGATAAAGGCAGATTACTCAAAAAGGCAACATATTAAAAAGATGTTCCTTCAGCTTGAAAAGAAGGCTTTTGATGATCTTTTGAGAGAAGGAATTTATAAAAATGATATTTATATTGACAGATACCTTGACATGAGATATAAAGGACAGTCTTTTGAGCTTATTATTCCCTACTCAGAAAACTTTATAGATGATTTTCACAAAACCCATCAAAAGATCTATGGTTATAAAACTGACAAAGATGTTGAGATTGTCAATATAAGAATAAGAGCAACAGGCAAAACTGAAAAACCGGCACTTGAGAGAATAGAAAAAGGGGAAGTAGATCCTGAAGATGCCCTGATAAGATGGGATTATGTGTATTTTGATGGCAAAAAGATAAAAACAATGGTGCTAAGCAGAGAAAAACTAAAAGCCGGCAACAGAGTAAAAGGTCCGGCAATCATAGTTGAATACTCATCAACAACAGTAATCTCTCCATTTTCAGAATGTTATGTTGATGATTACGGAAACTTGATATTAAAGGTTAGAGGGTAAAAATGAATGATCCTATTATGCTTGAGGTTTTTAAAAACAAGCTTTCTGCAATAGCAGAGGAGATGGGGGTTCTCCTCCAGAGAACAGCCTTTTCCCCTAACATTAAAGAAAGGAAGGATTTCTCATGTGCTATATTTGACAATAAAGGCAGATTAGTATCTCAGGCAGCCCACATCCCTGTTCATCTTGGATCTATGCCTTTATCTGTAAAATCTGCTCTTGAACTTGTAAATTTTGAGGAAGGGGACGCTGTTATTTTGAATGATCCTTACAGAGGTGGGACACATCTACCTGACATCACCCTGGTCTCACCTGTTTTTATAGAAGGAAAACCAGCTTTCTTTGTTGCAAACAGGGCTCACCACGCAGATGTAGGCGGGATATCTTCAGGTTCTATGCCACTATCAAGCTCTATCTTTCAGGAAGGTCTTGTTATTCCTCCTGTAAAGCTGATAGAAAAGGGAAAAATAAAAAAAGAGATCATTCAGATCATAAAATCAAACACAAGAACACCTGAAGAGAGGGAAGGAGATCTTTTTGCACAGATCTCTGCAAATCTGACAGGGATAAAAAGATTAAAAGAACTTGTGTCAAACTACTCACTACAGACAGTTTTACAGTATATGGAAGCTTTAAATGATTACTCAGAAAAAATGATGAGAAACAGAATAAAGCAGATCCCTGATGGCACTTACACATTTCATGACTACATAGAAGATGACGGTCTTGGAAATAAAGATATAAAAATAAGCGTAGAAATAACAGTTTCTAAAAATGATGTAAGTCTTGATTTTACAAAAAGCTCTCCCCAAACCCAGGGAAGTGTAAATGCAGTAAGAGCTATAACCGTTTCTGCCGTTTATTATGTTTTCAGATCATTGATAAAAAGGGATATCCCAACAAATGATGGTTGCTTTAAACCTATAAATGTAATAACAAAAAAGGGAACGGTTGTTGACTGCACATATCCATTTCCTGTTTCTGCCGGAAATGTTGAGACATCACAGAGGATTGTTGATGTTGTTCTTGGAGCTCTTTCAAAAGCTATTCCTGAGGAGATACCTGCAGCAAGTCAGGGAACAATGAACAACCTTACAATAGGTGGAATTAACCCTGAAACAGGCAGACCTTTCACATATTACGAAACTATAGGAGGAGGAATGGGAGCTTCCTCAATATCTGACGGGGAATCTGCTATCCAGTCTCACATGACAAACACCCTTAACACCCCTGTGGAAGCTGTTGAGTTTGAGTATCCCTTTATGGTGGAAAGATACTGTATAAGAAAAGGCTCTGGAGGTGATGGTCTTCTCAGAGGTGGGGACGGAATAATACGCAGTATAAAACTTCTTACAGATGCAGAAATAACGGTAATCTCAGAAAGGAGAAGAATTCCACCTTACGGACTTTTTGGGGGAAAACCGGGAGAGGTAGGCAGAAATGAGGTGATCCATAGAGGCAGAAAGATCATTGAAGCTGGAAAGTTCAGCAGAAAACTTAAAAAAGGAGACACAATTACTATTTATACCCCCGGAGGGGGAGGTTACGGAAAACCTACTCCTTAACTATCTGAACTTTCTCAATAACAACAGGTTTTATAGGAATATTTGCCATCCAACCTATATTTGTAACAGGAACCTGTGATATCTCATCAACAACATCCATACCTTTGATCACCTTTCCAAAAACTGTGTATCCCCACTTCTTTGGATTTTTTCCGTAATCAAGAAATGTGTTGTCTGCAAGGTTTATATAAAACTGGGTTGTTGCACTGTGTGGATCAGATGTCCTTGCCATTGCTATTGTCCCCCTTGTGTTAGAAAGACC
It encodes:
- a CDS encoding Crp/Fnr family transcriptional regulator, which codes for MDKENFLKEIPLLEDIPPEEIKKISTYFHLKEYKKNEYIFFEGDEEPGIYIVIDGIVKLIKETADGKTVILRLVTPKEVFGWLVMGESRPTSTYTAQALVDTKVLYISNQDFLKLLNLYPALAVKITCDASKMLLEAYDRLKSLAAEKVEGRIANLLLELSRKIGKEEDGKIVIRAPITRQDLAEMTGTTVETAIRIMSKWKKEGIVNTERGKIEILDPDYLEDLIA
- a CDS encoding MlaD family protein; its protein translation is MNTAFRVGLFVLFISVIAGYLIITFSGKEFGVKTKEYVLYFNAVEGLSPGADVQVKGVKAGRVEKIEFEDNKVKVTIGIKSDIPIYQDAKAYVRTLGLMGDKYIYIDPGNPSSGMLSDKGVIKRTQVYATTEEAFASAQDVAKKIGELVDNLNEALGKGNLKEMIENIKILAKHTDQLVMENKENLKRSIDNITIITENLKNELPSLIKKIDKVAENLEAITGENREDIRQLIKNLKETSIALREKTPEVLDEISKAAKIIKGTVGENREDIKIAIDNLKDASEKLDNILIKIDEGKGTLGKLVNDDSLYENANSGIKEFSKPFSVINKTKLDIILYGEKHTGNEDAKAGIAGRLAPGEKSYIYVGLLTNSNGSISRQEDITTNNTTTRIVKRDYGILFDVQYAHRILKLWEKSLWVRGGLKDSTGDVGLDLYFADNLVVKADLYNFDRKYGFNEPDNPQLDVGIVYKIKNNPFFVSFGGSDLLNSDLIGVYVGAGFMFRDDDIKYLLGSVPKP
- a CDS encoding 3-dehydroquinate synthase II, which produces MKQFIVNAINYDKKIVTTAIESGADYIIVPEEKLQEAKKLGRVKFITADKEGNLSDNFVFITINDKKDEEKAAKLAKSGKNVIVRTTDWTIIPLENLIAQSENIYAVVKNADEASIAVGILEKGVKGVVLETEDLNEIKRVASVIKETTEKVQMIKAKVTAIIPVGMGDRVAVDTTSLFKKGEGMLVGNSSAGMILVHAETEESPYVASRPFRVNAGAVHMYTRVPGGKTVYLCELEAGKEVMAYDIEGNGRAVVVGRAKIERRPMLLIEAEYEGKKLSAVLQNAETIRVVKGDGSLVSVVDLKEGDEILGYVEEAGRHFGMKVEETILEK
- a CDS encoding class I SAM-dependent methyltransferase, which produces MAQEKIAARIFDSVVKRYDRFLKFATFGFIDRWQEILVKQTPAGNFPLDVGTGTGEVVKKIHSIYPNSIPVGIDVAFNMLKKAKEKNKEKKNLFIRASAYDLPFKNKSIDSILTSLVFRHLEPDNAAREFSRILKDGGHIGILDISKPSKFIYGSIYFFANKIFRPIGEKIFSKDEYDYFMESIENSMTAKQLEEFFKEKGYSKVFMEKRFLGMVVIAVFKKEADIKF
- the cysS gene encoding cysteine--tRNA ligase yields the protein MSLKVYNTLSGKKEEFVPINPGEVKIYTCGVTVYDVNHVGHGRSLIVFDMIRRYLRYLGYNVKFVRNFTDVDDKIINRAKNECVPFTVIADRYIKEYFQDAENFRIEPADVEPRVTTHIPDIIDFIQKLIEKGYAYEVEGDVYFSVRKFKDYGKLSKRSVDELIAGARVEPGEKKKDPLDFALWKASKAGEPAWDSPWGKGRPGWHTECCAMIFKHLGETIDIHGGGLDLTFPHHENELAQAEALSDKPFARYWIHNGLVTVNGQKMSKSLGNYITLKEIYSKYEPDILRLLVLSVHYRSPLDFSWEKMEETKKAYERLKNTMDEYETLKKLPEKADFEEHLYDAIAKAEQGFYAAMSDDFNTPEALASIFGLVREMNILKDKAVKEGGISKKALESYKEARDVIHKIGRDIFGLFDSLQPCIEKEELIEVAVEKTAELEQMEKEEKELIQMLIEIRNIARKQKNFEIADMIRDRLSQQGIILEDTPVGTKWKKK
- a CDS encoding BCAM0308 family protein gives rise to the protein MGNRKDRLIKEYIHDPYFTKEKYPDPSICERCGVVFHEGVFQWIEPPPKNAEKMICPACRRIEDRYEGGVVVLEGDFLQSHKEEIINLIKNVEQNETAYRPLERIINVDDEGDKMTITTTYEHLARRIGEAVHRAYKGDLNFKYPEGTKYIRVYWKR
- a CDS encoding hydantoinase/oxoprolinase family protein is translated as MIKIGVDTGGTFTDFVYLKNGKWEIFKVLSTPEDPSNAVLEGLKKIGGQKRDITHGTTVATNAVLERKGAKTAFVTNKGFEDIIYIGRQNRKDLYDLTYKRPPPLIPADLRFGIDCRVDSKGEIIKDLEEKQITDLIEIIKTKNVQSVAVCFLFSFLNPEHENILKERLETEGFYVSVSNQIVPEFREYERASTTVVNSYVMPKMERYLKKIRRNIPDADRFRVIQSNGGIISPETASSEPVRTVLSGPAGGVIGAFFVGQTVGRKKLITFDMGGTSTDVSLIDEKIPFTTESSISDFPLKIPVIDIHTVGAGGGSIAYLDEGGSLNVGPESAGANPGPVCYGKGEKLTVTDANLFLGRLIPDFFLSGSMELDTDRLNYYFDHYSKKWNIPPESLAEGILKIANTKMERAIRVISVERGHNPKDFSLFTYGGAGGLHAAFLARNLKIPEVIIPKNPGIFSAFGMLLSDVVKDYSLTVMIKADYSKRQHIKKMFLQLEKKAFDDLLREGIYKNDIYIDRYLDMRYKGQSFELIIPYSENFIDDFHKTHQKIYGYKTDKDVEIVNIRIRATGKTEKPALERIEKGEVDPEDALIRWDYVYFDGKKIKTMVLSREKLKAGNRVKGPAIIVEYSSTTVISPFSECYVDDYGNLILKVRG
- a CDS encoding hydantoinase B/oxoprolinase family protein: MNDPIMLEVFKNKLSAIAEEMGVLLQRTAFSPNIKERKDFSCAIFDNKGRLVSQAAHIPVHLGSMPLSVKSALELVNFEEGDAVILNDPYRGGTHLPDITLVSPVFIEGKPAFFVANRAHHADVGGISSGSMPLSSSIFQEGLVIPPVKLIEKGKIKKEIIQIIKSNTRTPEEREGDLFAQISANLTGIKRLKELVSNYSLQTVLQYMEALNDYSEKMMRNRIKQIPDGTYTFHDYIEDDGLGNKDIKISVEITVSKNDVSLDFTKSSPQTQGSVNAVRAITVSAVYYVFRSLIKRDIPTNDGCFKPINVITKKGTVVDCTYPFPVSAGNVETSQRIVDVVLGALSKAIPEEIPAASQGTMNNLTIGGINPETGRPFTYYETIGGGMGASSISDGESAIQSHMTNTLNTPVEAVEFEYPFMVERYCIRKGSGGDGLLRGGDGIIRSIKLLTDAEITVISERRRIPPYGLFGGKPGEVGRNEVIHRGRKIIEAGKFSRKLKKGDTITIYTPGGGGYGKPTP